In Streptomyces pluripotens, the genomic window TGGGCGCAAGCCTAGATCCGTAGAGCGCGCCCGCAGCGTGGCCGCTGGTCTCCGGTGACGTCCCGTCGAGGTTCCGCAACACGATCAGGACATTGCACCAGGCAGTGGAGCCGGTCCGGGCACTGGGTCCGGCCCAGGACCCGCTCCCGGCCCGCCGCAGCCACGGCCCGCCGCCCCGGCCCGGTGCGAGCGGGAGGTGATCAGCCGATGGGCTTGCTGGCCCCTCGGCGTCCGGGACGCACAGACCTCCCCCGTTCTGCTGATCCAGCCCCCGTCTGGGCCGGGCACGGCGTTTCCATGAGATGCCTCACCTGTGAATTGTGCCGGGAGCTGTGCTGTTCGGCCGACGCGTTTGTTAGATTGCGCAACTACGTAACCCGGGTGAACTGCTGTTTCACCCGTTCGTCCACCGCCACGCACGGCCGGCCGTACCCATGAACGGCCGGGCCTGGGGGCCCGACCGTTCATGGAGTGGGAGATGAGCGACCCGTGGGACGGTCCCGCCGGCCCGGCCACGCGCAGCCGTGACGCGCGGGTGCCCGCACAGCGTGCGGCGAGGAGCGGTGGGGGGCGTCAGCAGGGCGGCCCCGCGGCCCCGATGGGCTCCCGCTCGCACGGAGGCAGACGGGGACGCCGGGTCCGTCCGGTGCGGCGTGGCAGGAGGGCGCTGAAGATCGTCGGGATATGCATGTCCCTCCTCATCCTGGTCACCGCCGGCGTCGGCTGGTGGTTCTACCAGCATCTGAACGGCAATATCCACAGCGTCTCGCTCGACGGCAAGGGGGGCACCGAGAAGGCCGATGCCTTCGGCCGTACCCCGATCAACATCCTGGTCATGGGCTCGGACGGTCGGACCAGCAAGGCCGACTGCAAGCTCGGCGGGGGCTGCTCCAAGACCGGGGTGCAGACCGGTAGCAACGCGGACGTGCAGATGGTCGTGCACATATCCGCGGACCGCTCCAACGCCACCGTGATGAGCATTCCCCGCGACACCATGACCCGGATCCCGGCCTGCAGGAACAGCGGGACCGATCAGTCCACGCCCGGGTACTACGGTCAGATCAACAGTGCGCTGCAGTACGGTCCGGCGTGTCAGGTCGCTACCGTTCACCAGCTCACCGGTATCCCGATAGACCACTTCGTCAAGCTCGACTTCTCCGGCGTCGTCAAGATGTCCGATGCGGTCGGTGGAGTCCCCGTGTGCGTCAGCGACGACGTCTACGACACCTACTCGCATCTGAAGCTGTCCAAGGGAACCCACACCCTCAAGGGGGTGGCGGCCCTGGAGTTCGTCCGTTCGCGGCACGGCTTCGGCGACGGTAGCGACCTCGGTCGTACGATTTCCCAGCACCTCTTCCTCGGTGCGATGATCCGCAAGTTCAAGAGCGCGGGCACCCTCACGGACCCCACGGCTGTCTACGCACTCGCCGACGCGGCCACCAAGGCGCTGACCGTGGACGACGGCCTGGGGACGGTGAAGAAGCTGATCGGGCTGGCGGCCGATTTGGACAAGGTGCCCGCCAAGCGGATCACCTTCGCGACGATGCAGACGGCCCCCGATCCTGCCGACAGCAACCGCGTGGTGGTGGGCCCGGGCGCGAGGACCCTGTTCTCCACGATCGCAGACGACCAGTCCCTGACCACGGGCTCCGGGAAGAAGTCCGTGGCGGCCTCCGCGACGGCCAAGGCCACGGCGACCGCCCCGGCGGTGCCCGCGTCCGAGATCGCCGTGACGGTCGAGAACGGTACGTCCATTACCGGCCGTGCTTCGGCCGTTGCGACCGTGTTGACCGACCGGGGGTTCAGCCTCCGTACGACCACGGCCAACGCGCCGAGCCTGGCCTCGACCACCACTCTCACCTACGGTGCCGGACGGCAGGCCGAGGCGAAGACGGTCGCCGCGGCGCTCGGCCTGTCCGGCGCGCAGCTGAAACAGGGCACTGGAACGGGCCTGACCCTGGTGATCGGCAGTGACTGGCCGAGCGGTACCCGGTACCACGGGGGTTCCTCCTCGCCCGCGCCCGCCGACACCAAGGCCGCGGTCGACAACGCCCACGCCTCGACCGCCGGGCAGGCCAAGACCTGCGCGAAGGTCAGCCCCTACAAGACGGTCACCCTGAACGGGATCTCCATGACCCCTTCCCAGGCCTACGCGGCCGCGCGGGGCAAGCCCGACTCCGACGCCTGAGT contains:
- a CDS encoding LCP family protein yields the protein MSLLILVTAGVGWWFYQHLNGNIHSVSLDGKGGTEKADAFGRTPINILVMGSDGRTSKADCKLGGGCSKTGVQTGSNADVQMVVHISADRSNATVMSIPRDTMTRIPACRNSGTDQSTPGYYGQINSALQYGPACQVATVHQLTGIPIDHFVKLDFSGVVKMSDAVGGVPVCVSDDVYDTYSHLKLSKGTHTLKGVAALEFVRSRHGFGDGSDLGRTISQHLFLGAMIRKFKSAGTLTDPTAVYALADAATKALTVDDGLGTVKKLIGLAADLDKVPAKRITFATMQTAPDPADSNRVVVGPGARTLFSTIADDQSLTTGSGKKSVAASATAKATATAPAVPASEIAVTVENGTSITGRASAVATVLTDRGFSLRTTTANAPSLASTTTLTYGAGRQAEAKTVAAALGLSGAQLKQGTGTGLTLVIGSDWPSGTRYHGGSSSPAPADTKAAVDNAHASTAGQAKTCAKVSPYKTVTLNGISMTPSQAYAAARGKPDSDA